A window of Carassius auratus strain Wakin unplaced genomic scaffold, ASM336829v1 scaf_tig00034725, whole genome shotgun sequence genomic DNA:
cACATGTCAACTTAACATTTCTAATATATGAAGTTTAAGTTTTTCcttaacatatttatattttaggtaATTTTccgctttatttcaattaccaaaaacatttataatagttttagttaatataaacatttactaCTGTAAAACTACAGTGAATTAATActggatcttaaaaaaaaaaagcttaaaaagcttttatgttttagaatattttcataatcattttgTTCTCATAGTATTTTAGTAACTGTTACTTAAGTTACTAAggtaaaaacagacagacagaaaatacgttttatgatttttaaaaaggtAAACTAAATTGATTATCTTCGGCCAACGAAAGTAATTAAATaggtttgttatttattattatatatatagatagtttTGTATCATGCTCGCCCCTTACTCGacatttttctgtacatttatgGTTGTGGATGTATTAAAGGAAAAATTAAAGGTCACTTACGCTCTGGGAAGTGATCTTTGATTGGTTTGCCTGAGATGACGTACCCTTTGCGAGTCATTGTCCCTTCTCCTTTATTTTACTGAGTCCCTTCTTCAGGTAACGTTAATCTTTGGGGAGTCGGGGACTGGTCGCACTAATTTAAATATTGTTGTATCGTAGCCGTGGTTGAACGCTGCGCTATATTAATACGCTTGAGAATTATGATGTAATTTTCAATGCCTAACAGGTTAATTCCGTTTGGACAACTCGCGATCTGACGGCTTGGTAACGCGAGGAGCCGAATGTCGTTCAAATGACGGTTGAACAGCCAGTGAGGAGCAACATCATCCGCTGAGATGTGTTAGCTTGTTGACAGCTAACGTTAGTCAACAAGCTAATGTAGTTAATTAGCGTAGCTAAGACCCCTGATTTATCGAAAGTGACACCATGGCATGATAATATAGTATTTGTTAGTCAATATATCCCCTGTAGGGGATGCTTAGTTTTAAACGAATGCGTTGGGCAACATATTATGTGAGGAGGATTATCTGAGGACTTTCGAGTTAGCTTAGTTCGATAGCTGGAATCATTTTAGTACCCAAGTGATTTGTCAGTGTCACTCCAGCTTGCTCTTTGTTGGGGCTTGGCTTGTGGTTAAACGTGTTCTTGAGGTTGCATCTATACGTTACTCCCCTACCGCTATACTCTTAGTcactctttttgtttttgtttttaaaaatgaaaaactgtgaGTATCGACAAATAGACCTACGAGCGCTCAGAACATCGACCACCCGGACCTCCACCAACAAAACCTTGCAGCGTGTACGGAGGAAATGGGAGGTTTTCCCTGGAAAAAACCGCTTCTACTGTGATGGGCGTATTATGTTGGCCAGGCAGTGTGGTGTGCTCCCGCTGACCATCGTCCTTATTTTCATGACCAGTGGCCTTTTCTTCAGATTTGAGTGAGTAGTGtttacacacagagacacaagtGTCCACACTGCTGGACAATACTACAACTACTTTTGACAATAGAGACATCTCACCCAGCTGATGTAGCCCTTCTTGACATCATACCAGTCTGAAAACAGTTCCTCCCCCAAAGTCATCAGGAAGCACACTTGCAATATACTCCTCGAGTTCTAACTTTGTTGTTGTCTTTGTGTTTGATTCATAACAGTTGCCCCTTTCTGGTGCATCACCTCACGGTCTTCATTCCAGTTATTGGTGgggtgttatttttatttgtcgtCATCACCCTCCTTCAAACCAGTTTGACAGACCCAGGGATTTTACCCAGGGCTTTGCCGGATGAGGCTGCAGACATTGAGAAGCAGATTGGTGAGACTTTGATTGtggtgtttatttttcattattctgTGTCctaacatttttgtgtgtgttgatatTAAAGTTGTGGGTTTCTTTAAAGATAATTCTAGATCTTCAACATACCGTCCACCTCCCCGCACTAAGGAGATCCTAATAAATGACCAGGTGGTCAAGCTTAAATACTGCTTCACATGCAAGATGTTTCGTCCGCCTCGGACATCCCATTGCAGCCTGTGTGACAACTGTGTTGGTAAGGCTGGAGCTCTATATTTCAGCAAACAAAGTTTCtgcatttaaagaaacagttcatcaaaaagtttaaatattatctCTCACTGACTCAACTTTAAATCATTCTAAATCTCAGATTATATGGTAAAATTTGGAATGCAATGTATAACTCACTCTCGTGTCATTCAAACCCTGTATGACACGACATttgttcttctgtggaacataaaggaagatatttgaaaaaaatatttattttaatttttccatACAAATTAAGTCaatggttatcaacattcttcaaaatatttgtgtttgtgttttgcagaatAAAGAAAATCAGGTTTTTAAAGACATGAGGGCTATTAAATTAtatcacaaaatgtattttctggtgAACTCCCTTTATTGCCTCAACAAGAACCATAAAAGCAGTGCATACAACTTGAATGCTCTTTTCCcaatcttctgaagccatacactcatagtgcgaactacgggggagctagggggagctcggcttaataagacatgggctaccctgaaaacgagaaatgtgaaattttggggGGGGTCTCAAAAATATTgacaatgttaatattttaaattgcaatttcagtTGTGTAATGTAATCATAATGGATTATTAAGTGTAAAATAGCAAAaacattattcattcatgcatgacggcgattaaaacctaatttacTTAAATAAAGATTGCTATACATGCAATTCTTGTAATGAGCATCAAGGTGTGAGCGCTGCGCTGCAAATTCCACATATGTTAGTACGTCATAGATTAGTAGAAAAAAATTaacgttggaggccatttatcgCGCGCAAAGTCCTTAATTCATTTTGCAGTTATAGCATCATAGCCATGGCGAAAATAAAACAAGGCAGTTTAATtcattttggttttattaagaaattgtgtagtgatgaCGTTAATAGCACGACTGATTTACCTGTTGCAAGCACTGTTAGAACTCCCACAGTGCCCACTTTGACAATGcaagaagctgaagaaaagtaatctctgGTTGAAGATGGTAACAGCTCGTCAAAGGCCAGTCACGATCATAACCCCTCTTGCTCTGAGTCTTCTCTCCTgttaaactggaacagccagcagtAGAGAGACTGGAAGAGCCGATATGCATGGCTGTTTGTTAAGGATGGAAGCTTGGGGCGCATCACTTAGGGATGCAAAAAACCTTCTTCCGTCTGAAAGGGTACCTGTCTGAGGCACGCAATTGTCTGAGGAGGAGATGCATGGGAAAATACGCAGCGCTGCTCAGaacaatttgtgaaaaaaaaatatataaacacaggaACAGCATTGCACACAAGAGGGCCATTGAAGTGGCTAAGGAAAGGCTGTCTTCGtgacctatcaatttgtgtcgatGAAGTATAATTGTGCATATACAgttgtagctgttatgtatctttgtaaATCATTGTAATtccttttttgaggcactcgtgtcgataatgtattttagtgcatacacttgtagctgtggtaagtccttatttgaggcaCACGCAAGCGCGAAAAAAAAGTGGGCTTCCCCAAAGGACAAGGTATAGTTCAAACACTGCATACACTTTATGTATAAATTGAGatttcattcattattcactGGTTATCTTCCCTTTAGTGGGCTGTTTACCTCTACAACCAGAGTCAGAGTCATGAGCTAATCATTTATACCTGGATCTATCAGGTTCTTTCACAAACCTTTCAATGCAGCTTCTAGAATCTAACCTCATGAAAAGCACCATTAGGGTCGGTGGATGTCAGGATTTTTAGTTCAACTCTTTAAATTCAACTTTTAAATTGATCCtaaatttgtatctttttatcaTTCACAGCCATTGATGGCTGATGATGATTGGCTTCAGATTACTTGGAAAGTAGCGCACAAGTCAAATGGtaaatttttatgaaacttttacTGTGCTTTTGCTCTTTTGTCCCTTAAATGTTCTAATACTCATTTAGTATGATTCGATGAAAGGATGTCATATTGGTTTGAAACCACATGAGGTTCAGTAAATAATGAcggaactgtttctttaaatttacaaaatatgttgCTTTGATAATGAACATGTAATAGTTTAACCTCTAATACAAATCACTTCCTTAAAATCATTGCATGAGAATGCACATTGGTTATTGTAAGTGAAGCTGTGTCTGAgaatctcctctctctgttccctTTCTAGAGCGGTTCGACCATCATTGTCCTTGGGTGGGGAACTGTGTTGGGAAGAGAAACTATCGTTTTTTTTACGCATTCATAGTGTCACTATCCTTTCTGACCTCCTTTATCTTTGGCTGTGTGATTACTCACCTCACATTAAGTAAGTTTCACAACACGTCCTGCACCACAGTCTCCATCTTCATCAGAAAAAAATCCTAATACTTATGATAGTTGTAAGTGGGAGAGCTATAAATAAGTGTATCTATGTTGAAATGGTGATTGTTCAAAACCAAGAAACCTTTAAATACATCTCTATATAGACATGTTCAAAAGCATGGttcattaagtttttatttttaagaaataaatacttttattctgcatcgatggatgcattaaattgatcacaactgacaataaagacaattataatgtcCTAATAACATCCAAATAAATTAATTCCTAATCAtcctaaatcataaaaaaatatatttttcatggtTTCTTCAAACGTAAACCATTTTCAATATTGATTTGGTGGTTTCTTaaccaccaaatcagcatgttagaatgatttttgaaggatttatgtgacactgaagactggagtaaaggctgttgaataaattacataaaaaaaaaaaaaacataaaaatgaaaaacatttattataaatcgTAGTGTATTccacaatgttaatgtttttactgtattttgatcaaataaatgcagcccaaACCTTTACGCAGCACTGTAGATGTATATGATGAGATTGTCAAAATACAACAacgaatacttttttttcagtcaggTCTGAAGCAGGTTTGTTCTCTTATCAGTTACTCTCATCAACAGGATCACAAAGAGTGAATGGTATCATCCAGGCAATAAAGGAGAGCCCGGCCAGATATCCTTTTTACTGTGTTCAGACCCCTGTCTCCATCGCTGGGATGTCTCCACCACCCCTTTCCCCAGGACCACACAATAGACTTCACTATTTGTTTCCAGGCCCACTGCTGTTAGTTCCATCTTTTTTCTAATCCCATTTGTCCCTAATCGGCTGAAGGATTCCACCACGCCCTGCTTTCCTGTCAGGATGTAAACATGTATGCCCCTAGATACAGATTCTGCTGGTGTCCCTTTTAAAGACTGTGGCTTGGGGTCACAGTGTTCCACCACAACCTGTCAGTTAATGAACCTCCTGTGAACCTCATGTGATTGGGCAGAATGTTCAACAGTGGATTGATTTAGTATTATTGTTCATAAATCACTGTactattatgaatattttttacattaatacacATTTACAACAGATTTGCTTCCTTAACCCTTCCTTCACTGTTGTCGAGCTAGTCATTTGTTTTTTCTCCATCTGGTCCATTCTGGGTCTGTCAGGTTTCCATACTTATCTTGTGGCCTCCAATCTCACAACCAACGAAGATGTAAATATCACAGTGAATGctgttaatgtttaattttaaaagctgcatcattaattattttagaaaGTAATCATCAATTCTCATTTAACTGTGGTGTTTTCTATAGTCCGAATGAAGAACAGCTTCTTTGTGTTTAACGATTGCAGATCAAAGGCTCTTGGTCCAGTAAAAGAGGAGAAGAATCAGGGAATCCATACACCTATAACAACATCTTCACAAACTGCTGTGTGGTGCTTTGTGGGCCGATGCAACCCAGGTCTGTACTGCATGCTTATACCAACATCATAGCACATCTCCTGAGATTTTGCTAAAGAAGCAAATAtttgtttgtgagtgagtgaatgaatgaaggaTGTCATTTAGCTTAAGGCTGATGTACATCCTGTGCTCAGTACATACGGTTACAAACAAGAACACATTTAGTCAGATCTGAAATGTTAATTTTACCGATCTTTAACATGATGGCCCATGTTTCCCTATTCATTCTGTGCTGTGGTTTGAAAGTCAGGTCACAATAGGTCATTTACTCATCCTGTCATCTTTTGCAGCTTGATTGACAGAAGAGGCTTTTTACCTCCAGATGACGCACCTCCTATTGTGACCTCTGACACTGAGCTCCCTCATTTCATGGCTAAGAAGGACACAAATATGGTAAGTGTGCCTCATCATGTGGTATCTTTAAGGtgtagggtggccatatgcggcGTTTATATGGGACACGTCCTggacaggattttaatattgcctgaaacatccaaagcagtttgaccaataacatgcaggtattgtaaataatcgaccaatcgtggggctttgcgtgagaaggtgagatctacagggAACGATCATAGCGATGCAAATTTGTGtacgtgtttgtttgttcatttgactTAAAGCTTCGATgtgcacaattaaaaaaagacactAAAGTAGGTGCGATAGCGATTctaaagcataaggagccgtctgctctgctctgctctctatagctctcacGGACGTcacacaacgatcaacctgcacagtgcaaacagcCTAAACTATATTTTAGGCAATATCAAAATCCTGGCCGGGTCGTGCATATGGCCACCTTATCAAGGCAGAACATTAGTTCCAAGATCATGTTAacactaaaattattttttaacagtttaagcATTGTAGTTATAATTTAAAATTCTGATACATTAGTGAGTCAAAAAACATTCCATGGCATTTCAAATCATACACTACCACTAAAGTTAGGattcagtaagatttgttttaaacaaattaattattttattcagcaaggatgcattaagttgatccgaagtgaaagtaaagacttttgcattgttacaaaaatatatttaagtgaaATGCTGTTGTGTTTAAGTTTCACATTATGACAATTTTTTGATCGGATATATAaattcttggtgagcataagagacatttcAAAAGGATCTTACtaaaccccagacttttgaatggttgtgtaattATGAACAGAAACCATGACTTTAAAAGATCTGATAACATAAAATTGTCACAGAAAAGCATGTGAAAATGAATGGAAAGCtcatatttatagttaatgaGGCTTCCACCTGTTCTGTTGATGTGTGAAGATAGGAACAGCACATCAACTTTACTTAAGATTGTGGAGTCTTGattcagtaaaaatgtaaacaagttGTCAATCAAGGTTACAAATGCTATTTTAAGACGTTTTTGTCACTGCTGGTCACAAAGCTAGAGTCGGTTGTAATCATGCAGAGAAGgatagatttgtaaaaaaaaaaaaaaagtttttatttgtatattttgaagTCCACAAATTCCACTCCAGATTAGTTTTAGCTTATGTTTTGATATTGACTTGCATCAAGCCCTGATGTTTCAAGTTGTGAACTTCACACAGGAGGAGAACTGTCAGGAGTTTGCTCACTCCTGCACTGCCTGAAGGCTCCTGCAGCTCTTTCACATTCGATGGTAAGGGTGTGTTATGTGGCTGCCTGCATGCCATTCCATGGCTGCCTTCTCATGACTCTTGGCCTTTACTTTGACTTTTATTTGAACTGTCTAACTGGCTTCAATTTCTTTGCTTTAAAACCATTATCATAAGACATGTCCATCTTGTGAGAGGAACTTGGGCTTGGGCTTGTTGTCTCTGTTCCTTCTTTGTTCCTGgatgagtgtttttttttggctGACACCTGTTTTTAGTCCATTTCGTAATGGTCGTCTTCATATATTAGTCTGGTCtgcagttgttttgtttttcctccaTTATGTCATTGTTTCCTAATTAATGTATGATCGTTCGTAATCACATTTCATCTGTGCTTATCTCATACTCGTCCACTCTCAGGATGAGTGCATGTTCTCATGCACACATGTTCTTTTCCACCTTCTCTCATGATGGATCTCATCTCATCCTGATGTTAAGGAAGTGTTTTCATCTTTACAACCCCTGGAGATCCCCTTCTAACATCCGCTGCACTGCTTGAACTAATCAGAAACCCTGAAGTGAAACGCTTTGTTTCAATCTGTCACTACATTTTCATCTTATTAGTTCCTTCGCAGTACTAACCTACTTTCATCTTTATTCTAATCTGGTTCTAGTTCCTCACACACTTGCTCTGCTGTCTAACTGCAATCAGTTGACACGTTCTTggtttatttactgtaaatggaGCCCTTCTGAGACAGCTGTATGCATGTAAATGAACTTCACTCTCAAATCGGCATCCTGTTAAAATAAAACCTTGATGGTTCACCATTTGAAAATTGAGAAATTGagtatgaaatgtgttttttttatgctcagtttattttacattattataacaaTACATTTCTTATTCAATATCTTTGTTTCATAATATCACAATCTCAATATTCAAATTAGTAATCACATTAATATCATAAGTTGTTATTTTGTAGTCATATTGAAATGGTCAAAAACAATAGGAatgtggctttaaaaaaaaaactacttttttaacTAATTTCCTGTAGGTGCACTCCCTAACAGTCACCCTACTAATTCTACGATGATTTATCTTTTCTAAATCATTATTTGAGTAATCATATCGATGTATATTGCAGGAATAACTAAATTAGAGTagtcattttttactttttttttgccattcttTTCGCAGTGCACACAGGGCACAAAGGAGCTTTTAGAATCCGTGGCACACTCCGCAGTGATCCAGAGCACCTGCACTCCGGGTACACCTAAAACCACCGCAGTCACCCAAGAGAGTCTACCAAGTACCTTCTCTATCACTGTCTCTCCCTCCAGCAAGTCTCCTTCTGCTGGCTGCTCAATTGATGTTCCCTGCTCCCAGAGAGGGAACAAACAGGCTGCTCTTCACAACCATAAAACCATGTTGCGTGTATCCAGCCCTCCCTTCTCTCTTGGCCACAGTCCGATCATTCTTAGTGATGCTCCCGACATGGGCTTTATCCCACTTAACTGAGCACAGTTCCCCTGCCACCAGCAGCCTGGTGCAAACACTGTCAAACACTTTGAGAACAGCATCACACCTTTTAAGAAACTGTACTGTGCATACTACACTCAGGATCCTCTCAGGAAACACGGCATCTTTCAACAAATGGGAATAAGCCTACATTGACTTCTTAAATGACGGATTtggagattttttatttattttttgttccgtTAACAGCAACATACACCTTGTGGAGAGAACACCTTCAGATGATCAGTGTTTAACAGAACCTCAAGTttgttttttaagccttttgCCGTCTATTTAGACCTAATGCAATAATTATATTCTTTGAAAGGTCACTTAAGTCTAAAAAAAGCCTTACTTTAGAGTCACTTCTGTTCATTTTATGTGGTGTTAAAGACCCTCTACATTAAAGTCattgttggtaaaaaaaaaaaaagtattcacacCAACAGCCAAGTATATAAACAGCAGTTATGAATGAGTATCAGAGAGCTCGGGATTCAAGGGTTAATGAGTTCTCtatgtatgtgatgcagtgttaCTGTTGGTCCAGGGTTTATTTTCTCCTGTATAATGTTGTGGCCTCAAATGAATTAACTGCGGCCATATTTAGGTTTATTTTGTGTCGTTTTAATACTGGGTCTTTCCTTCATTGAAAATTTTTAGGTGGCATtccaagtgaagtttgggcagcCTAAAGGAAATGCAATATTATTTGATGCAATATTTTTGCCCTAAAATAGTCTTCATCTTGAGTTCTGCATTTTTAGGTTGAAAGTGTTAGAGCACAGCATGAACCACAGACCACAAAACCTGTGTGGTCCATTTAATTTCTACTGATaattttctactttaaaatacTGTCAAGGAAGTCAAATACCTTAAATAACTAGTTAGCCCTAAATTCATTAAAGGTAATCTTGGGAATAAAAATGTGGATGTTGACTTCCCATAGCACTTTGAGGTagaaaatttcaatttttttcaattaagGCATCGTGAACTtacaataaaaattgttttaaatgaaaaatgataaattctacatttataatactttttaacATTTCCAGTCGAATcagctaacattaatgtattatgaGCAAACATTAGTTAATTCTAACTTGAATCAATTATTTCAAAAggtgtttttcattataattCTAAGATTACCAAACAGTCTAATTGTAATCACTTTTAGAATACATATTATGGCACAAATTATCTATAATATGTAATTAcacaaaatgcaaataatttttataatcaaatttgcacatGTATTTAAGCAGCCACCGAAAAACATTTTGAATCTAGGAAAAACCCTTTAGTATTTCCGACTTTTCATCGGTGGGTCAAAGATTTTTTTCTGATTGTTATTACAGTGTTTCTACTAAGCTTGAAAGAAGAAGTGTTGTAACTGAAACCTTTTGCCTTGAGATTGATGGATTTCTAATGAGTTATTTATATCATCATTAAGATGATCatcatgttttttaataaatcagcTTCTGGCACAGTCATAAAGTTGACAGTATAAGTTTGATAATGTTTTGCTCATTTAAGAACTTAGACTTCTAGAAGTTGATCACTGCCAGCAGCATTGGAGGGAAAGTAAATGAATAATGACTTGTGTTTTGTGTTATTGTCCTTTTTCACCTGAAGATGTAAAGACaatgtaataaacaaatgttCTTTCCACTTGTGATTTAGTTGCCTGAATGTTTTCATCTGATTTTGAAGGACACATTCTCACATCTTTTGTTTCCTTCTGTGATCCGCTGCATGCCAGACAGGACACATTCATTTAAACAGTAGAGGGCACAGTTTTCCACTTGCTGTTTGCATGTGTCATTTGAGGAAGATGTAGGGAGGCATCGCTGATTAATTGCTTGCTTGATGAATTCAAGCATTTACATTTGTAGTACTTGAAAGTGATATTTGGCGCTACCACACTGCCATCAAGCTGACATTTGTTCTGGTTTATGGCGGATGTAATAGGATTGGATATGGGAAATGCATAATTGTGGGTTTGCTGTATAATCTCTCAGTGTAAACTAGTCTATTTTAACAAAAAGATGTGGGATCAGTGGAGAACAACAATCATCAGCtgagtttaaatttttttctcttctttccaTTACAAGGAGCTTGTTACTTTTCTGTTAGTACTTAGCATCTAGATTTCTTTAATTAGAAAGCACCAAGGTGTAGTCATCaatttcaaagtgtttttttatttagcccAGAATTAACCTCAATTACCTCAAAACATCTCTTGCCTGTAAGATTCTGTCATTAAAAATACAGCCATCTATCATTCAAGCAACCTTCAGGGACTCCGGATGAAAATGTTCCGATAAATGTTTCTGCTGGATCGGGTTATCAGTCAGATGAGACTGATTCAAATCCGATATTTTGTGTATACTATTGTGTCATTTTTAAGCCCCAAGAAAGGCACAACAGCATTATAAAGCAGCATAGAGTTTCTGTGtactatatttcaagtcttttgaAGCCATTAGTTTAATGTGAGGTTCAGGtgaatatttaagtaattaaaatcagtttctatacattt
This region includes:
- the LOC113081637 gene encoding palmitoyltransferase ZDHHC18-like isoform X3, with amino-acid sequence MKNCEYRQIDLRALRTSTTRTSTNKTLQRVRRKWEVFPGKNRFYCDGRIMLARQCGVLPLTIVLIFMTSGLFFRFDCPFLVHHLTVFIPVIGGVLFLFVVITLLQTSLTDPGILPRALPDEAADIEKQIDNSRSSTYRPPPRTKEILINDQVVKLKYCFTCKMFRPPRTSHCSLCDNCVERFDHHCPWVGNCVGKRNYRFFYAFIVSLSFLTSFIFGCVITHLTLIRSEAGLFSYQLLSSTGSQRVNGIIQAIKESPASVVELVICFFSIWSILGLSGFHTYLVASNLTTNEDIKGSWSSKRGEESGNPYTYNNIFTNCCVVLCGPMQPSLIDRRGFLPPDDAPPIVTSDTELPHFMAKKDTNMEENCQEFAHSCTA
- the LOC113081637 gene encoding palmitoyltransferase ZDHHC18-like isoform X2, translating into MKNCEYRQIDLRALRTSTTRTSTNKTLQRVRRKWEVFPGKNRFYCDGRIMLARQCGVLPLTIVLIFMTSGLFFRFDCPFLVHHLTVFIPVIGGVLFLFVVITLLQTSLTDPGILPRALPDEAADIEKQIDNSRSSTYRPPPRTKEILINDQVVKLKYCFTCKMFRPPRTSHCSLCDNCVERFDHHCPWVGNCVGKRNYRFFYAFIVSLSFLTSFIFGCVITHLTLRSQRVNGIIQAIKESPASVVELVICFFSIWSILGLSGFHTYLVASNLTTNEDIKGSWSSKRGEESGNPYTYNNIFTNCCVVLCGPMQPSLIDRRGFLPPDDAPPIVTSDTELPHFMAKKDTNMCTQGTKELLESVAHSAVIQSTCTPGTPKTTAVTQESLPSTFSITVSPSSKSPSAGCSIDVPCSQRGNKQAALHNHKTMLRVSSPPFSLGHSPIILSDAPDMGFIPLN
- the LOC113081637 gene encoding palmitoyltransferase ZDHHC18-like isoform X1, with the protein product MKNCEYRQIDLRALRTSTTRTSTNKTLQRVRRKWEVFPGKNRFYCDGRIMLARQCGVLPLTIVLIFMTSGLFFRFDCPFLVHHLTVFIPVIGGVLFLFVVITLLQTSLTDPGILPRALPDEAADIEKQIDNSRSSTYRPPPRTKEILINDQVVKLKYCFTCKMFRPPRTSHCSLCDNCVERFDHHCPWVGNCVGKRNYRFFYAFIVSLSFLTSFIFGCVITHLTLIRSEAGLFSYQLLSSTGSQRVNGIIQAIKESPASVVELVICFFSIWSILGLSGFHTYLVASNLTTNEDIKGSWSSKRGEESGNPYTYNNIFTNCCVVLCGPMQPSLIDRRGFLPPDDAPPIVTSDTELPHFMAKKDTNMCTQGTKELLESVAHSAVIQSTCTPGTPKTTAVTQESLPSTFSITVSPSSKSPSAGCSIDVPCSQRGNKQAALHNHKTMLRVSSPPFSLGHSPIILSDAPDMGFIPLN